One region of Glutamicibacter sp. B1 genomic DNA includes:
- a CDS encoding NUDIX hydrolase family protein has protein sequence MNVRTPDPYPGWLSEEDLYEARQRLPMLYVEAIPVRLDPLGYVNEVGLLLTGDNDGRMLRTFVSGRVMYRETIRAALIRHIEKDLGTMVLPQLPASPVPFTVAEYFPAPSETGLTDDRQHAVSMCYIVPVRGESTPRQDALELTWLSPAEALSSDIQGEFAGGRENILRQALAHVGVNI, from the coding sequence ATGAACGTGCGCACGCCAGATCCTTACCCCGGTTGGCTTTCAGAAGAAGATCTCTACGAGGCTCGTCAGCGCCTGCCGATGCTCTATGTCGAAGCGATCCCGGTTCGCCTCGACCCACTGGGCTATGTGAATGAAGTTGGACTACTGCTCACCGGTGACAATGATGGTCGCATGCTGCGCACCTTCGTTTCCGGTCGAGTCATGTACCGCGAAACCATTCGTGCGGCGTTGATTCGCCACATCGAAAAGGACTTGGGCACCATGGTTTTGCCCCAGCTTCCAGCTTCCCCGGTTCCGTTCACCGTCGCTGAATACTTCCCAGCACCCAGCGAAACCGGATTGACCGATGACCGTCAGCACGCCGTGTCGATGTGCTACATCGTTCCGGTCCGTGGTGAGTCCACTCCTCGCCAAGATGCACTGGAGTTGACCTGGCTCTCCCCCGCCGAAGCATTAAGCTCGGATATTCAGGGCGAGTTTGCCGGCGGACGAGAAAACATTCTCAGGCAAGCTTTGGCTCATGTCGGAGTGAATATCTAG
- a CDS encoding pseudouridine synthase, with protein MESPLPVRNGVNATRLRLPQDGGWATVADYLLERFGHVDPEGILRRFDQQEIVGLGGVPLDRQTRMGEHEFIWYYRSLPVETPIPFEATILHQDEHLLVVDKPHFLPTTPGGRFIQESALVRLRNQTGIDDLVPMHRLDRATAGVILFAVNPETRGAYQMLFERREISKRYKAVVALQQGPGLETGRVLQPNGEHSLVKNEDQLSDLLDQMPMTFENRMSKVKGQLRSIVEEGEPNAKTFIDVEAVGHSSGHHSGLKVALMDLKPHSGKTHQLRVHLASLGLGIINDAFYPRLWDLAPDDYQRPLQLLAHTISFTDPLTGIDRSFSSKQQLAEAPVG; from the coding sequence ATGGAATCCCCACTCCCCGTTCGTAACGGAGTTAATGCAACCCGTTTGCGTCTTCCCCAAGACGGCGGATGGGCCACCGTGGCCGATTATCTGCTGGAACGCTTTGGCCATGTGGATCCCGAAGGTATCCTGCGACGCTTCGACCAACAAGAAATTGTCGGGCTCGGCGGTGTACCACTGGACCGGCAAACCCGTATGGGGGAACACGAGTTCATCTGGTACTACCGCTCATTGCCAGTGGAAACTCCGATTCCTTTTGAAGCCACCATTCTGCATCAAGATGAACACCTACTAGTAGTTGATAAGCCACATTTCCTGCCCACCACTCCCGGTGGACGTTTCATCCAAGAATCTGCCCTGGTGCGCCTACGCAACCAGACAGGAATCGATGATCTTGTACCGATGCACCGGTTAGACCGTGCCACCGCAGGCGTGATTCTTTTTGCGGTCAACCCTGAAACTCGCGGCGCTTATCAAATGCTTTTTGAACGCCGGGAAATCAGCAAACGATACAAAGCTGTCGTTGCACTACAACAGGGTCCGGGACTAGAAACCGGGCGGGTACTCCAGCCCAACGGCGAACACTCGCTGGTCAAGAACGAGGATCAACTCTCCGATCTTCTTGACCAAATGCCAATGACTTTTGAGAATCGCATGTCTAAGGTCAAAGGCCAATTGCGTTCCATCGTCGAAGAAGGCGAACCAAACGCCAAGACCTTCATTGACGTTGAAGCGGTGGGCCACAGCTCTGGCCACCATTCAGGGCTGAAAGTTGCATTGATGGATCTAAAACCGCATTCAGGCAAGACCCACCAGCTGCGCGTTCATCTAGCCTCGCTGGGTTTGGGAATCATCAATGACGCGTTTTACCCACGTTTATGGGATTTAGCTCCAGACGATTACCAGCGCCCACTTCAGCTGCTGGCTCACACGATTTCCTTTACGGATCCGCTGACTGGAATCGACCGAAGCTTCAGCTCAAAACAACAGTTGGCTGAGGCCCCGGTCGGCTAG
- a CDS encoding queuosine precursor transporter, whose amino-acid sequence MGEINASNNLTKTKKAVFASAGSPYFSTVLTLMGAIVILSNIGASKGVSFGPIITDGGFFLFPMAYILGDVISEVYGLKAARRSIILTFALAFFAVFSFWIMIHLPSAEFYDGQEALERTLGPIWQIVLASACGFLVGQFANSWVLVKLKERTGERGLIGRLIGSSGVGEFLDTLIFCAIAAPVIGISDAPNFINYVVVGFVYKTAVEIILVPVTSLVIRWFKKREPGYIQAANAS is encoded by the coding sequence ATGGGCGAAATCAACGCCTCAAATAATCTGACTAAGACCAAAAAGGCCGTTTTCGCTTCGGCCGGTTCACCCTATTTCTCCACGGTGCTCACCCTGATGGGCGCGATCGTGATTCTCTCGAATATTGGAGCTTCTAAGGGAGTGAGCTTCGGGCCGATCATTACCGACGGCGGATTTTTCCTCTTCCCTATGGCCTACATCCTCGGCGATGTCATTTCCGAAGTGTATGGGCTCAAGGCCGCCCGCCGTTCAATTATTCTGACCTTCGCGTTAGCCTTCTTCGCGGTGTTCTCCTTCTGGATCATGATCCACTTGCCATCGGCAGAGTTCTACGACGGACAAGAAGCCCTCGAACGTACCTTAGGTCCCATCTGGCAGATCGTTCTCGCTTCGGCCTGTGGCTTCCTCGTGGGTCAATTCGCCAATTCATGGGTACTGGTCAAACTCAAGGAGCGGACCGGTGAACGCGGACTTATTGGACGATTGATCGGTTCCAGTGGTGTAGGTGAATTCTTGGATACGTTGATCTTCTGCGCGATCGCAGCACCGGTGATCGGTATCAGCGATGCTCCCAACTTCATCAACTACGTCGTTGTTGGCTTCGTCTACAAGACGGCCGTGGAAATCATTTTGGTGCCAGTGACTTCACTAGTCATTCGTTGGTTCAAGAAACGCGAGCCAGGCTACATCCAGGCTGCTAACGCCAGCTAA
- the thiD gene encoding bifunctional hydroxymethylpyrimidine kinase/phosphomethylpyrimidine kinase has protein sequence MTNTNTVAPAITLTIAGSEATGGAGAQADLKTFQELGTYGIVALTCIVSFDPKDSWNHRFVPVDQQVIADQLEAIQTCYEDKLGTVKLGMMGSPATINTVATALKSQKWDNVLLDPVLICKGQEPGHALDTDEALKAELLPLATFVTPNHFEAEQLSGLKITTEEDLIKAAKKIHEISGAAVLAKGGVRIAGEDAVDVFYDGTSLEVLREKKIGEVAVSGAGCSLAAAVTAELAKGATALEAARTAKAFVTEGIRNRVSGNTPFDALWQGGRR, from the coding sequence ATGACTAATACAAACACCGTTGCACCAGCAATCACGTTGACCATCGCAGGTTCAGAAGCCACCGGTGGTGCCGGCGCTCAGGCCGATTTGAAGACTTTCCAGGAACTGGGAACCTACGGCATCGTAGCGTTGACCTGCATTGTCTCTTTTGACCCCAAAGATTCGTGGAACCACCGCTTCGTACCTGTTGATCAGCAGGTCATCGCAGATCAGCTCGAAGCAATCCAGACCTGCTACGAAGACAAGCTGGGCACCGTCAAGCTGGGCATGATGGGCTCGCCAGCAACGATCAACACCGTTGCTACCGCACTAAAGTCACAGAAGTGGGACAACGTCCTGCTTGATCCTGTGCTGATCTGCAAGGGCCAAGAACCTGGCCATGCATTGGACACCGACGAAGCTCTCAAGGCCGAACTGCTCCCCTTGGCTACCTTTGTCACCCCTAACCACTTTGAAGCTGAGCAGCTCTCAGGGCTGAAGATCACCACCGAAGAGGATTTGATCAAAGCAGCGAAGAAGATTCACGAAATTTCGGGCGCAGCGGTTCTTGCCAAGGGTGGCGTACGCATCGCCGGCGAAGATGCTGTGGACGTGTTCTACGATGGCACGTCCCTCGAAGTTCTCCGCGAGAAGAAGATTGGCGAAGTTGCTGTTTCCGGTGCTGGTTGCTCCCTGGCAGCCGCTGTAACCGCTGAACTAGCCAAGGGCGCTACCGCGCTGGAGGCTGCGCGCACCGCCAAGGCCTTCGTGACCGAAGGCATCCGCAATCGCGTATCGGGAAACACCCCGTTTGATGCACTCTGGCAGGGTGGACGCCGCTAA
- a CDS encoding FBP domain-containing protein has translation MQPLTEKTIRSSFINASRQEAKKLTLPENFTTLDWDSLEYLGWRDPKMQQRGYLFHTDENGRTRGILLRPTDGGRKPNNATMCEMCRDVNIPVAVGMWSTRRAGQAGRDGDTLGTLICLNFECSRNVRIPPPKNPIYPDPMVVVAERIELLDERVHSFLNRL, from the coding sequence ATGCAGCCCTTAACCGAAAAAACCATCCGCTCTTCCTTCATCAACGCCAGTCGTCAGGAAGCCAAAAAGCTGACCTTACCGGAAAATTTCACCACCCTAGACTGGGATTCCTTGGAATACCTAGGCTGGCGAGATCCCAAGATGCAGCAGCGCGGTTACCTGTTCCACACCGACGAAAACGGCCGGACCCGAGGCATCCTGTTGCGCCCGACCGATGGTGGACGCAAACCAAATAACGCCACCATGTGTGAGATGTGCCGGGACGTTAACATTCCAGTTGCCGTAGGCATGTGGAGCACTCGCCGAGCCGGGCAAGCAGGTCGTGATGGCGATACTTTAGGCACCTTGATTTGCCTGAACTTCGAGTGCTCACGCAATGTGCGCATCCCACCTCCGAAGAACCCGATCTACCCGGATCCGATGGTCGTTGTTGCTGAGCGCATCGAGCTACTCGACGAACGAGTGCATAGCTTCTTGAATCGCCTCTAG
- the tgt gene encoding tRNA guanosine(34) transglycosylase Tgt produces the protein MGILALSFSSGALIRHTWYVPEKNFDPSAPHARQEEFGFEVGTRLTAPDGSPMLGRTGVIRTPHGEIKTPAFIAVGTKATVKAVTPAQVEELGAQAVLSNAYHLYLQPGADILDEAGGLGKFMGWHGPTFTDSGGFQVMSLGSGFKKVIDMKSVDQSGPDDAVAPGKERLANVDEDGVWFKSHLDGTKHRFSPEISMGVQHQIGADIMFAFDELTTLQNSRGYQVESLERTRRWAERCIAEHFSLTDSREGKDYQALFGVIQGAQYEDLRRKACQDLGAMAFDGFGIGGALEKENLGTIVGWCAEELPENKPRHLLGISEPDDIFTAIENGADTFDCVSPTRVARNSAFYTPWGRFNLSGARYKRDFTPLVEGCDCYTCQNFTRAYIHHLYKGKELLSHTLISIHNEHFTVGLVESVRQALEDGTFFELKDQVLASYYAGKPDPQGQPAAK, from the coding sequence ATGGGCATATTGGCTTTGTCGTTTTCCTCGGGAGCGTTAATACGGCACACTTGGTACGTGCCCGAAAAGAACTTTGACCCCAGCGCCCCGCATGCCCGCCAGGAAGAATTCGGATTTGAAGTCGGAACTCGACTTACCGCACCGGATGGTTCCCCGATGTTGGGCCGTACCGGTGTCATCCGTACGCCACATGGCGAAATCAAGACTCCAGCGTTTATCGCCGTAGGCACCAAAGCAACGGTGAAGGCAGTCACCCCGGCCCAGGTTGAAGAACTCGGGGCCCAAGCAGTGCTGTCTAACGCGTATCACCTGTACTTGCAGCCGGGCGCGGACATCCTCGACGAGGCCGGCGGACTGGGCAAGTTCATGGGCTGGCATGGTCCAACCTTCACCGACTCCGGTGGATTTCAGGTCATGTCCTTGGGATCAGGTTTCAAGAAGGTCATTGATATGAAGTCCGTAGACCAGTCAGGTCCGGATGACGCGGTGGCCCCTGGAAAGGAGCGCCTGGCCAACGTGGATGAAGACGGCGTTTGGTTCAAGTCGCATCTTGATGGCACCAAACATCGTTTCTCGCCAGAGATTTCCATGGGAGTGCAGCACCAAATCGGCGCGGACATCATGTTCGCCTTTGATGAGCTGACCACCTTGCAGAACTCGCGCGGTTACCAGGTTGAATCTTTGGAGCGCACTCGGCGTTGGGCCGAACGTTGCATCGCCGAGCACTTCTCCCTCACCGATTCACGTGAAGGCAAAGATTACCAGGCGCTGTTCGGCGTGATTCAGGGGGCGCAGTACGAAGATCTTCGTCGCAAAGCGTGCCAGGATCTTGGGGCCATGGCCTTTGACGGTTTTGGTATCGGTGGCGCTCTGGAAAAGGAAAACCTCGGAACCATCGTTGGTTGGTGCGCAGAGGAACTACCCGAGAACAAGCCTCGCCACCTGTTGGGCATCTCCGAGCCAGATGACATTTTTACGGCCATTGAGAACGGCGCAGACACCTTTGACTGTGTCTCGCCTACTCGTGTTGCCCGCAACTCTGCCTTCTACACCCCGTGGGGACGATTCAACCTTTCCGGTGCCCGCTACAAGCGAGATTTCACCCCACTGGTTGAGGGCTGCGATTGCTACACCTGCCAGAACTTCACCCGTGCGTACATTCACCACTTGTACAAGGGCAAGGAGCTACTGAGCCACACCTTGATTTCCATTCACAACGAACACTTCACCGTGGGGTTGGTTGAGTCTGTACGCCAAGCGCTGGAAGACGGCACATTCTTCGAGCTCAAGGATCAGGTTCTTGCTAGCTACTATGCTGGCAAGCCCGATCCACAGGGACAGCCAGCGGCAAAATAG
- a CDS encoding DNA-formamidopyrimidine glycosylase family protein codes for MPEGDSVYRATAGLHRALAGEILLSSDFRVPSLATTDLTNYVVHEVVPVGKHLLMRLQPPVDATGEFSTKPLTLHSHLLMEGRWDLYAPGERWNRPAHTARVVLKTSTVTAVGFDIAQVRLVPTEQETELVGHLGPDLLSAHWDPELALENLRRTPRQGIGQALLDQRIMAGIGNVYRCEILFLRRIHPLTKIGEIADLPAVVQIAHRLLNVNKDRARRVTTGQERTREPLWVYGRAGKPCLRCGTPIGVLKIPSTAEGAERDCFWCSHCQPAR; via the coding sequence ATGCCCGAAGGTGATTCCGTCTATCGTGCCACCGCCGGGCTTCACCGAGCCTTGGCCGGAGAAATCCTGTTGTCTTCGGACTTCAGAGTTCCGTCCCTAGCGACAACAGACCTCACGAATTATGTTGTGCACGAAGTTGTTCCCGTCGGGAAGCATCTATTGATGCGGCTACAACCGCCAGTCGATGCGACTGGAGAATTTTCTACCAAACCACTCACCTTGCACTCACATCTGCTGATGGAAGGCCGCTGGGACCTATATGCGCCCGGCGAGCGCTGGAATCGGCCGGCACACACCGCAAGAGTCGTGCTCAAAACTTCCACCGTGACCGCCGTGGGTTTCGACATTGCCCAGGTACGTCTGGTTCCTACGGAACAGGAGACCGAGCTTGTAGGACACTTGGGACCTGATCTGCTCAGTGCACATTGGGATCCTGAACTGGCCCTAGAAAACCTGCGCCGCACTCCTCGCCAAGGCATCGGACAAGCCCTCTTGGATCAACGGATCATGGCAGGAATCGGCAATGTGTATCGTTGCGAGATCCTGTTCCTTAGACGTATACACCCACTGACGAAAATCGGAGAGATCGCCGATCTTCCTGCCGTCGTGCAGATAGCTCATCGCCTGCTGAATGTTAATAAGGACCGAGCACGTCGTGTCACCACCGGGCAAGAACGCACCCGAGAACCACTGTGGGTTTATGGACGTGCGGGCAAGCCCTGCCTTCGTTGCGGTACACCCATCGGGGTACTAAAAATTCCGTCCACCGCCGAAGGTGCCGAACGTGACTGCTTTTGGTGCTCTCACTGCCAACCTGCGCGCTGA
- a CDS encoding TetR/AcrR family transcriptional regulator, with the protein MSIQPRTEKGRQTQAKLLATALDCFAEEGYRASSMRVIAAKAGVSLSHAYYYFQSKEDIVTQLLLNLRNEQYELCQGVFDEGNTLESNIRAVLDAGVQVLAPYHEFGPVFLKVLLSDEHANDEVSKIELSLWEQAVTGARPLPPLGIRRDLPKFLLLVSRHVFSAWAYDQSAQQRRSRALMKNIAPVVAKFAVLCRLPVVRSLFEDILALLDPKTLDETEANQPLRSALRRPRAS; encoded by the coding sequence ATGAGCATCCAACCACGCACCGAGAAGGGTCGCCAGACGCAGGCCAAGCTGTTGGCAACCGCCTTGGATTGCTTCGCCGAAGAAGGCTACCGAGCCTCGAGCATGCGAGTCATCGCGGCCAAAGCCGGTGTGTCCCTGTCGCATGCCTACTACTACTTCCAATCCAAAGAAGACATCGTCACGCAGTTACTGCTGAATTTGCGTAACGAACAGTACGAGCTCTGCCAGGGTGTTTTTGACGAGGGCAATACCTTGGAATCGAATATTCGTGCTGTGCTAGATGCGGGAGTCCAAGTCTTGGCTCCTTATCACGAGTTCGGTCCGGTCTTCTTGAAAGTTTTACTCTCCGACGAACACGCCAACGACGAAGTCTCGAAAATTGAGCTCTCCTTGTGGGAGCAAGCAGTTACCGGCGCACGACCGCTGCCACCACTTGGAATTCGCCGTGATTTACCGAAATTCCTATTGCTCGTTTCTCGCCATGTCTTCTCCGCTTGGGCCTACGACCAATCGGCGCAGCAACGCCGTTCCCGGGCCCTGATGAAAAACATTGCCCCAGTAGTCGCCAAATTTGCTGTTCTTTGTCGCTTGCCGGTAGTTCGTTCGCTCTTTGAAGACATCCTGGCTCTTTTGGATCCCAAAACCCTCGATGAAACCGAGGCAAATCAACCACTACGCTCCGCTTTGCGACGCCCGCGGGCTTCCTAA
- a CDS encoding SDR family NAD(P)-dependent oxidoreductase, which yields MQLQDSVALVTGGLSGLGRATAQKLSTSAKHVLVVDLPREDGDEIAAQIGSNVRYAPADVTDPQQVATAIERCKELGVLRVVVNCAGVATPGKVLGRDGVLPLERFSKVLEINVNGTFNVLRLAAESMVHSEALTDANGTTERGVIVNTASVAAFDGQIGQPAYAASKGAVAAMTLPLARELASHQIRVMTIAPGIFHTPMMDSLPQAAQDSLGAQVPHPSRLGRPEEYAALVEHIVANPMLNGETIRLDGAIRMAPR from the coding sequence ATGCAGTTGCAGGATTCGGTTGCGCTGGTCACCGGGGGACTTTCGGGCTTGGGTCGGGCTACCGCCCAGAAACTCTCTACCTCCGCGAAACATGTTCTTGTGGTGGATCTTCCACGCGAAGACGGTGATGAAATCGCAGCGCAGATCGGCTCGAACGTCCGTTACGCTCCGGCTGATGTGACCGATCCACAGCAGGTAGCCACTGCCATTGAGCGTTGCAAAGAACTCGGTGTTCTGCGTGTGGTGGTTAATTGTGCTGGCGTGGCTACCCCGGGCAAGGTGCTGGGTCGTGATGGAGTTTTGCCCCTGGAGCGTTTCTCCAAGGTGCTGGAGATCAACGTGAACGGTACTTTCAACGTGCTGCGTCTAGCTGCCGAATCCATGGTGCATAGCGAAGCGCTCACCGATGCTAACGGCACCACCGAACGTGGCGTCATCGTAAATACCGCCTCGGTCGCGGCGTTCGACGGGCAGATCGGACAGCCTGCTTATGCTGCCTCGAAGGGGGCCGTGGCAGCAATGACGCTACCGCTGGCCCGCGAACTAGCGAGCCACCAGATCAGGGTGATGACCATTGCGCCGGGCATTTTCCACACACCAATGATGGATTCCTTGCCACAAGCTGCCCAAGATTCCTTGGGCGCGCAGGTGCCACACCCTTCACGGTTGGGGCGTCCGGAAGAATACGCGGCACTGGTGGAACATATCGTGGCTAATCCGATGCTCAACGGTGAGACTATTCGTTTGGATGGGGCCATCCGCATGGCACCACGCTAG
- a CDS encoding MDR family MFS transporter, translating into MTNAPERLSKKNFTTIAVLIVSSFVVILNETIMNVALPVLMHEFNVTPDAIQWLSTIFMLTMAVVIPMTGFLLQRLSVRHVFVLAIGLFTLGTILAAAAPGLTVLLIARVIQACGTAIMMPLLMTTILHLVPAERRGVLMGNVSIVISVAPAIGPTLSGLILQYLSWRFMFIVIIPIAIAALIIGTPRLSTEVDGASTPLSLTSVILAIPGFGGLVFGLSRLSVGVTPINIGILVVALLCLAAFVFLQLQLQKEDKALLDLRPLNFKDFTLSLILMMFAMISLFGVIILLPMFFTNVLGIETLTTGLIMLPGGLLMGVLAPMVGKLYDRLGARPLIVPGALILLASLLGYALILNENTPIWLLVVLHLVMSLGLAFIFTPAFTTALNPLPHHLHSHGSALLSTLQQLAGAMGTALLVGVVAATTTAKLASGNDQLTATVQGFQPGFLIGAGCSVGIVIIGFLLGGKKEPVSLDAEPASAGNH; encoded by the coding sequence GTGACGAACGCTCCAGAACGACTGAGCAAAAAGAACTTCACCACGATTGCGGTGCTGATTGTCTCCAGCTTCGTAGTCATCTTGAACGAGACCATTATGAACGTGGCACTGCCCGTTCTGATGCATGAATTTAACGTCACCCCAGATGCCATTCAATGGCTGTCTACGATTTTCATGCTGACCATGGCAGTGGTCATTCCGATGACCGGTTTCCTGCTGCAACGACTAAGCGTGCGACACGTCTTCGTGCTGGCCATCGGCCTGTTCACGCTGGGCACCATCCTGGCTGCAGCGGCCCCAGGGCTGACTGTGCTGCTTATTGCACGTGTGATTCAGGCCTGCGGTACCGCCATCATGATGCCACTGCTGATGACCACCATCTTGCACCTAGTTCCTGCCGAACGTCGTGGTGTGCTGATGGGTAACGTGTCCATCGTGATCTCGGTGGCGCCAGCCATTGGCCCAACGCTGTCAGGTCTGATCCTGCAGTACCTTTCCTGGCGCTTCATGTTCATCGTGATCATCCCGATCGCGATCGCAGCGCTGATTATTGGTACCCCGCGCTTGTCCACTGAAGTTGACGGTGCTTCCACTCCGCTGTCGCTCACCTCGGTCATTCTGGCCATCCCAGGCTTTGGTGGGTTGGTCTTCGGCCTGAGCCGCCTTTCCGTTGGGGTTACCCCGATCAACATCGGCATCCTCGTAGTTGCCCTGTTGTGCTTGGCAGCCTTCGTCTTCCTGCAGTTGCAATTGCAGAAGGAAGACAAAGCCCTCTTGGACCTGCGCCCACTGAACTTCAAAGACTTCACGCTCTCGCTGATTCTGATGATGTTCGCGATGATTTCCCTCTTCGGTGTCATCATCTTGCTGCCAATGTTCTTCACCAACGTGTTGGGCATTGAAACCCTGACCACCGGTTTGATCATGCTGCCCGGCGGTTTGTTGATGGGTGTTTTGGCTCCGATGGTGGGTAAGTTGTATGACCGCTTGGGTGCCCGTCCGCTGATTGTTCCGGGCGCCTTGATCCTGCTGGCCTCGTTGCTTGGTTATGCACTGATCCTGAACGAGAACACCCCGATTTGGTTGCTGGTTGTACTGCACCTGGTGATGAGCTTGGGATTGGCGTTTATCTTCACCCCGGCGTTCACCACCGCATTGAACCCATTGCCACATCACCTGCACTCGCACGGTTCGGCGCTACTTTCTACCTTGCAGCAGTTGGCCGGAGCCATGGGCACCGCACTGCTGGTGGGTGTCGTTGCAGCGACCACGACGGCGAAGTTGGCTTCCGGGAATGACCAGTTGACCGCCACCGTTCAAGGATTCCAGCCGGGCTTCCTGATCGGCGCTGGCTGCTCGGTCGGCATTGTCATCATTGGGTTCTTGCTAGGTGGCAAGAAGGAACCAGTCAGTCTTGACGCTGAACCTGCTTCGGCTGGAAATCACTGA
- a CDS encoding ABC transporter ATP-binding protein: MQTGQDAKYQLEAKELVIGYPQRTICGPLNLQLSRGHGVGIIGANGSGKSTLIRTVLGHLAPVQGEIEFLGLPVNEDSMTFRQEVAVQVTDGTFFEELTVAEHLEIVARGHSLPSWEQKVQAELDFFELQEVAGLLPGELSSGQRRKVLLAATLIRPAQLVLLDEPEQRLDLRIRQKLYCRLATLRQSGTTLLVVTHDPQLLRNSLEHAMLLDEDQGEMISAESGAQWLER, encoded by the coding sequence ATGCAGACAGGTCAGGACGCTAAATATCAGTTGGAAGCGAAAGAACTGGTTATTGGCTATCCGCAACGGACCATCTGTGGTCCACTCAACCTGCAACTGTCCCGAGGCCATGGTGTAGGCATTATTGGTGCCAACGGCAGCGGAAAATCCACACTCATTCGAACCGTCCTCGGCCACCTTGCCCCAGTCCAGGGGGAGATTGAATTCCTCGGACTACCGGTGAATGAAGACTCGATGACTTTCCGCCAAGAAGTGGCAGTTCAAGTCACCGACGGTACATTCTTCGAGGAACTCACCGTTGCCGAGCACCTCGAAATTGTCGCCCGCGGGCACAGCTTGCCCTCGTGGGAACAAAAAGTTCAGGCCGAGCTCGACTTCTTCGAATTACAAGAGGTGGCCGGTCTGCTTCCGGGCGAACTATCTTCAGGCCAACGACGCAAGGTGCTCTTAGCGGCAACCCTGATTCGACCTGCACAACTGGTGCTGCTCGACGAACCTGAACAACGCTTGGACCTGCGGATTCGGCAGAAACTCTACTGCCGATTAGCAACCCTGCGTCAGTCAGGAACCACACTGCTGGTGGTCACCCATGATCCCCAGTTGCTGCGCAATTCTTTGGAGCACGCCATGCTCCTCGACGAGGATCAAGGTGAGATGATCAGCGCCGAGTCCGGAGCGCAGTGGCTTGAACGCTAA
- a CDS encoding FUSC family protein, with amino-acid sequence MGPARKDHWIGLRTGIGIFAPLIILFAIDRLDLVVFAVFGAFTGVYGRVDGYWNRLRMQVRSGLLFFVVIAVALAASYWWVDHDNPEVMQWQIVGATTLVAGICSVLVGFMRLRPGGSLFHIFAFAAIASIPHAAPMGEALLVAGLTIVLALIIGSAGAIGQWANLWERTALPPLSDNVRKAIWWEGLFYILSAGVAGILANTLGSQLSAGHNYWAMVAAVVPLVGHTTKLRIRRGVHRVLGTLVGMVLMALLIWLNPQVWVLLAVIAVCQFLAEMLVMRNYFLAQIFITPMALVGVSLVTGLSGTVMYDRVVETLIGCAVGMLGVLLGSWFGSFLKRRQDPVPKSES; translated from the coding sequence TTGGGCCCTGCCCGCAAGGACCATTGGATCGGGCTTCGCACCGGTATCGGTATTTTTGCACCCCTGATTATTCTGTTCGCCATCGACCGACTCGACCTGGTGGTCTTCGCGGTCTTCGGGGCCTTCACCGGGGTTTACGGCCGAGTGGACGGCTACTGGAACCGCTTGCGGATGCAGGTGCGATCAGGGCTCTTATTCTTCGTTGTAATCGCGGTGGCCCTCGCAGCCTCGTATTGGTGGGTTGACCACGATAATCCAGAAGTCATGCAATGGCAGATTGTTGGTGCCACTACGTTGGTTGCCGGTATCTGCTCGGTGCTCGTCGGCTTTATGCGATTGCGCCCCGGCGGCTCCCTATTCCACATCTTCGCCTTTGCCGCCATCGCTTCAATTCCGCATGCCGCACCGATGGGCGAAGCCCTGCTGGTCGCGGGGCTGACTATTGTGCTCGCCCTGATCATCGGTTCAGCAGGCGCCATCGGGCAGTGGGCCAACCTCTGGGAACGTACCGCCCTGCCACCGCTTTCGGATAACGTGCGCAAAGCGATCTGGTGGGAAGGGCTGTTTTATATTCTTTCCGCCGGGGTAGCCGGTATCCTCGCCAACACGTTGGGAAGCCAACTCTCAGCCGGACATAATTACTGGGCGATGGTGGCCGCGGTCGTGCCGTTGGTTGGCCACACCACCAAACTGCGAATTCGTCGTGGTGTGCACCGTGTGCTCGGAACCTTGGTAGGCATGGTTCTGATGGCGTTGCTGATCTGGCTCAACCCACAGGTGTGGGTTCTCTTGGCCGTCATCGCCGTGTGTCAGTTCTTGGCTGAGATGTTGGTGATGCGAAATTACTTCTTGGCGCAGATCTTCATTACACCGATGGCACTGGTGGGAGTTTCCCTTGTCACCGGGCTCAGCGGCACAGTGATGTATGACCGTGTGGTTGAAACACTGATCGGTTGTGCTGTGGGTATGCTCGGCGTGCTCTTGGGAAGCTGGTTCGGTTCGTTTCTTAAACGCCGACAGGATCCTGTTCCCAAGAGCGAAAGCTGA